Below is a genomic region from Myxococcus fulvus.
CGCCGCCGCCCCCGGCGAGCCCTCCGCCCCGCTCGGGCCCTCCCAAGGGAGTGCTCATCGGCGCGGGTGTGGTCGTCGTCGGCGCGCTGGTCGCCGGCGCGTTCCTGATGGGCCGCCGCACCGGTTCCACCGGCGGCGACGGCACGCCCCACACGCCCCTCATCACCGGCGCCGGCCCCAACGGCTCCGTGCCGCCTCCCGAGGTGGAGGGCCTGCCGGACCCGACCTCGGCCGACATGGAAGTGCCCGGCTCGAGCGCGCCCCAGGCCGTGTGGCTGGACGTGCACCACCCCGCGAAGGTGCGTGACGCCCTGGCGCGCAACGCGTGGCTGCGCTCGCAGCTCTCCCAGCCCCTGGGCCAGGGCTTCGTGGGCGGCTGGGCCGCGTTCTTCGGCTCCACCGGCGAGGACCTCAAGGCCGACTTCAAGGGCGCGGTGCTGGACCTGATGCTCGGCAAGCTCGGCGACACGCCATTCCGCGTGACGTGGTTCGCCGGTGACGCGCGCGCGAGCACGCCCGCCTTCATCGTCCCCGGCTCGCAGACCTCCGCCTTCTCCTCCTTCGACGTGCTGGACTCCGTGGCGAGCCGCGGCACGCTGACGGCGAAGACGTGTCCGGGCGGTACGCCCCCGCCGAAGGCGGACGGCGTGGAGCTCAAGCGGTGGCTGGTGGCGGAGCAGACGCTGTGGGCAGGCAAGGGCGTCGACCGGGTCGTCTTCGCGCGCCACCCGGTGGCGGTGCTCCAGGGCCTGTGCGCGGACCTTCCGAAGCTCAAGGCCAGCGACGGCGTGGACGTGGAGCTGGGCTTCCAGCCGCAGACCTTCGGCCGCGACGCGCACCTCTTCACGCACGTGCTGGGGCTGTCCCAGGACACGCGCCTGCAGTTCGGCGTGGAGGGCGACCGGCTGGTGGGCCGTGGCATCGCGGGAGAGCTGATGGAGGGCACCGCGCGCCTGGACTCGGCGCCCCTGTCCGACGACCTGCTGAAGCTGGTGCCCGAGGAGACGCCGGTGTTGATGGCGATGCAGCTGAAGCTGCCCGAGACGCTGACGGCCGAGTCGCTCAAGGCGTTCTGGGAGTCCGGCGGCGAGGGGCCCACGCGCACGCGCCAGGTGGCGGTGACGTGGACGCCGCGCGGAGACGCGTCGCTGCCGCAGGAGGTCGCGGTGCTGTGGGGCCGCGCGGAGGACGCGCCGGCGCTGGAGGCCATCTTCACCGGCGGCAGCCACACCGTGCAGCGGGCCACCCTGTGCAATCACGTGGTGCTCGCGTCGAGCGAGTCGGAGATGAACACGCTGCGCATGTCGTGCTCGGGCAACAAGCCCAGCATGCTCGCGGCGGCGGGGCCGGTGGTGGCGGGGCTGCGCGAGCCGACGTCATTGTCCTTCGGGGTGAACCTGGGACGGCTGTTCGGCGGGCTCACCATGGACGGGTACCTGTCCGAGTCCCGCGTGGGGCGTGGCGCGCCGATGCAGAAGGCGACGCCCCCTGAAATCGAAGCGGCGCGGCGCGACCTGGAGTCGCTGCCGTACCTGGGCCTGCGCGGCACCGTGCGCGGCGATTCGTTGGTTCCTGGAGGTTTCGGGTCATGAGGATGGTAGCTCGACTCGCGGTACTGGCGGCGGTGGCGCTGTCCGGCGTGGCGATGGCCAAGCCGCTCTACATCACCGTGCCGCGCGCGTATGGCAGCGGAGAGCCGGTGGCGGTGGACGTGGCCTTCGAGGACAAGGGGCCCGTGGAGCTGCGCGTGCTCAAGCCGGACAACCTGGACGCGTTCATCCGCGCCCAGGGAGATCTGCGGCGCGCGTACCAGACGCCGCCGACGATGAACAACCCGGGCCGCGCGCTCAGCCGCGGCGTCAACGCGGTGACGCTGCCGGGCCACTGGCTGCTCAACGCGCTCAACGTGGGCTTCCGCGACACGGTGAACGACGCGCTGCCCGAGGCGGCGGACGTGCCCGGCTCCAGTGAGCCGCTGGCCAAGGTGTCCGAGGGGCCGAAGAAGCTCGTCGGCGTGCCGCCGGGCTTCACCGTGACGCGCAGCCAGTGGCTCAACCTGGACCTGGGCGGCGCCGAGCGCGACTTCAACGTGCCGGGCTTCAGCTCGGGCGGGGGCTACGGCTTCCAGGAGCGCCGCGTGCTGCTGGCGCCGCTGCCCGCGGGCACCTACGTGCTCCAGCTGGTGCAGGGCCTCATCGAGGGCCAGGTGGTGCTGGTCGTCACGGACCTGACGGTGCAACTGAAGCAGACGGACAATGAAGTGCTGGTGCGCGTGGCGGGCAAGGACCAGAAGCCCGCGGTGGGCGCCCAGGTGCAGGTGTTCCTGTCCAAGGGCAAGGGCCCCACGGGCAAGACGGACGCGAAGGGCGAGGTGCGGCTGGAGGTGACGGAGCCGCGCATCATCGCCACGGCGTCGGCGGGCGGGGACACGGCCATCGTCGACACGGACTTCTACTCGACGCTGGCGGTGACGCCGGACGTGTTCATCTACAGCGACCGCCCCATCTACAAGCCGGGCCACGAGGTGAAGTTCCGCGGCGTGGTGCGCCAGCCGGACACGTTCCTGGCGCGGCTGTTCACGCCGAAGAAGCGCGAGGTGACGGTGAAGCTCATCTCGCAGGAGGGCCGGGCCCTCACCACGCGCGCGTCGGTGGACGAGTTCGGCGCGTTCAACGGCACGCTCAAGGTGCCGGACGATTTGGGCACGGGCGTGCTGCGCGTGTCGGCGGAGCTGGACGGGCAGCCGCACCAGGGCGAGGCGCGCGTGCAGGACTACGTGAAGCCGACGTTCTACCTGGAGGCGGAGCCGGAGTCGGAGACGGTGGTGCCCGGCCAGGCGCTGCGCGTGAAGGTGCGCGCGCGTCGGTACGCGGGCGGCGTGCCCGAGGGCGCGAAGTACGAGGTGTTCCTCTACCGCAGCCTGCTGGACGCGCCCGCGTGGGTGGATGACGCCGGCAAGGGCGGGCAGGGCAGCGACGTGACGTACGGCTCGGCGTCCAGCACCGAGGGCAAGCTGAGCGTGCCCGAGCGGCTGTACTCCTCCGTGGCGGAGCGCGGCGCGAGCGAGGACCCGTGGGCGAGCGCCACCACGTTCAGCGCGGAGGGCGAGGCGCAGATTGAAGTGGCGGTGCCGGAGCTGAAGCCCGGTGAGGACCGGCTGCCGTACCGGTACTCGCTGACGGTGCGCGCGCGGGATGACCAGGAGACGTTCGCCAACTCGACGACGTCGTTCTTCCTGTCGAAGGTGGAGGTGCTGGGCACCGCGCGCTACTCGGACGCGGTGGTGTCCAAGGGCGGCGAGGCGACGCTGTCGGTGCGCGCCACCACGCTGTCGGGCAAGGCGTACGGCGTCACGCAGGGCGAGGTGGAGTTCGTGCTCCGCCGCGCGGACGGCGCCGAGAAGAGCCTGGGCAAGCGCTCGTTCACCACGGCGGCGGACGGCACGCACCGCGAGAAGGTGCCCACGTCCGATGTCGGCGCGGTGCTCTCGCGCGTGACGGTGAAGGACAAGCGCGGTGAGACGTGGCAGGGCGAGGAGTCGCTCCTGGTCATCGGCTCGGCGGACGAGGCGGTGGCGCAGGTTCCCAACCTCACGCTGGCCTCGCTGTCGGGCACGCTGGAGCCGGGCGACACGGCGCGGCTGGTGGCGCTGATGCCGGACGGCTGGGGCGCGGGTGGACGCGACGAGGGCCCGGTGTGGGTGACGCTCGCGGGCGCCACGCTCTTCGACACGCAGGTGGTGGCGCTGAAGGGCCGCACGCTGGTGCACAGCTTCAACGTGGAGAAGCGCTTCGGCGGCGCGGTGTACGCGTCCGTGGCGTACCCGACGTCGACGGGCCGCTGGGAGGAGCGCACGGTGGCGTTCCGGGTGATTCCGCGCGAGCGCACGCTCACCGTGGAGCTCCAGCCGCGTCGGGCCGAGGCCACGCCGCTGACGGAGCAGACCATCGACCTGCGCGTCACCGACTACGAGGGCAAGGGCGTGGTGGCCCAGCTCTCCGTGGGCGTGGTGGACAAGGCCGTGTACGCCATCCAGTCCGAGTTCCGCCCGCGCGTGCTGGACTTCTTCTACCCGCCGGCGCGCAACAACGTGTCCAACTTCTACTCGGCGGAGTTCCAGGGCTACGGCTACGGCGAGGCGCTGGCGCGCAAGATGGCGGGCCTGCCCGACCACGCCTTCGCGTCCATCAAGCCTCCCAACCGTCAGGCGAAGGATTTGGAGAAGGACACGGCGCACTGGGACCCCACGGTGGTGACGGACCGCGATGGCCGCGCCACGGTGCGCTTCACGCTGCCGTCCAACCAGACGCTGTGGGTGGTGACGGCGGTGGCGGCGGACACGTCCGGCCGCTTCGGTGAGAGCACCTCCGAGTTCGCCACGCGCGGCGGGCTGAACCTGTACGCCGCGCTGCCGCAGTTCCTGCGCGAGGGGGATGAGGCGCTCGCCTCCATCCGCCTGTCCGCGGGGGAGAAGTCGCCGGCCAGCCAGCTGCTCGACGTGAAGCTCGCGTCGGCGGGCGCGCTGAAGGCGGACCAGTCCCAGCACAAGGTGGAGCTGGCCAAGGGTGGTGAGAAGGTGGTGCCGCTGACGCTGCGCGCCTCGGCGACGGGCGACGCGCAGCTGCTGGTGGACGTGTCGGGCGCCAAGGACCCGCTCAAGGACCGCAAGCTGTTCCAGGTGGAGCCGGCGGCGGTGCAGGACGTGGTGAAGGTGAGCGCCTGGGGTGGCGGCGCGCTGGAGGTGCCGGCGGCGAAGGAGGCGACGCTCGCGAGCGTGGAGCTGGTGCTCCAGCCGTCCATCGTCGACGCGGCGCTGTCCAACGTGCGCGAGCTGCTCACGTACCCGTACGGGTGCCTGGAGCAGCTGGTGTCCACGACGGTGCCCAACGTGGCGGTGTACCAGGTGCTGCAGCAGGCGGGCGCGGTGGCGAAGCTGGACACCGACACGCAGGCCTTGCTGGCGGAGGCGCGCAGCCGCTCGGTGCAGGGCACCGCGCGCATCCTCAACCTGTCGGTGAAGGGCGGCGGCTTCACGTGGTTCGGCGGTTACGAGACGCCGAGCCTGCCGCTCACGCTCATCGCGCTGGACGGCCTGGCGTACGCGGCGGAGGCGGGGCTGGTGGAGCGCACGGACCCGCGCCTGGTGGAGAGCGCGCGCTGGCTGGAGGCGCAGCAGGGCCTGTCGCCCGAGTACGACGCGACGCGCGCGTACGTGCTGGCGCGGCTGGACGGTCCGAAGCAGGCGGCGCGGGTGCGTGCGCTGGTGGAGTCCTCCGAGTCCGGGGAGCTCTACCCGCTGGCGCTGGCGGTGCTCGCGGCGGAGAAGGCGGGCATCATCAAGGAGCCGGCGCTGCAGGCGCGCATCAACGCGCTGGTGAAGCGCAGCTCCGAGGGCTTCACCACGCTGGCCGCGTACAAGCCGGGCCAGCAGCTGGAGCAGTCGGAGGCGTTCTTCCGCTTCCCGCTGCGCCGGGTGGGCCTGACGGCCATCGCCGCGCACGCGGCCTCGTTCGGCACGCTGGATGTCACCCGGGCGCGCCGTCGCATCCTGGAGATGCTGTCGGAGCCGGACCTGTCCACGTTCGACCGGAGCACGGCGCTGTTGCACTCGCTGTGGCTCTTGGAGCGTGACGCGAAGGCGTTCAAGGGCATGACGCCGCCGGAGGTGAAGGGCCTGAAGGGCGCGGTGAAGTTCTCGCCGCGCGGCATGGGCCTGGTCGCGACGCTGCCCGCGGGGACGCGGACGGTGGACGTGGGCGGCTTCGACGGCGTGGCGACGTTGCAGGCCACGACGCTCACGCCGCTCTCCGCGGTGCGCGAGCAGTCCGAGGGCATGTCGCTGCAGCGCGCCTACTACGTGCTGCGCGAGGGCGGGAAGGTGAAGCTGGGCGCGGGCGACACGGTGGCGCAGGGCGAGGAGGTCTACGTGGAGCTGACGATGGACGCTCGCGGCGGCAACAAGGTGCGCTCGGCGTACTACGTGGTGGAGGACGCGGTGCCCGCGGGCTTCGTGGCGCTCCAGGAGGACAAGGCGTTCCGTGGTCCTCCGCACTCGCTGCCGTTGGTGCCGGAGGCGCTCAAGCGCCGGGTGCTGAGCCCGGAGCGCGCGACGTTCTTCTTCGAGGAGCCGGCGTGGTGGAGCGACAGCCCGCGCACGGTGGGCTACGTGCTGCGCGCGCAGTTCCCCGGCACTTTCTCCGCGCCGCCCGCGCGCATCGAGGACATGTACGCCGCGAGCATCCGGGGCCGCACGGCCGCGGACTCGCTCAAGGTGGTCCCGTCGAAGAAGGGCACGGGAGACCTGTAGTCGATGGGGTGGGCCTCCATGGTGGCCGTGTTGCTGGCGGCCACCCCCACCTTCGTCACGCGAGGTGACGTGACGCCCGAGTCGGAGCTTCGCCGCGAGGCGGAGGCCGGCTGGGCGTCGCTGGAGGCGGTGTATTCCGCGGAGGCGGGTGGGGCGCCGACGAAGGCCCCGGCCTCCATCCTCCTCCAGCGCGGCGCGGCCCTGTCGTCCGAGCGCAACGCGCAGGGCCGGCCGGGGCTCGTCGAGCTGAGGCAGAACACGCCCGGCGTGCTGGATGAGCGGCTGCGCGTGGCGCTGCGGCACGAGCTGGCGCACCAGCTCCTGTGGTGGGCGTGTCCGCAGTCGAGCGAGGACCGGCTGTTCCACGAGGCCTTCGCGGTGGCGGTGAGCGGCGAGCTGCCGGCGTGGCGCGAGGGGGGCTATCAATCCCTCTCCCGCGCGGCCTCGGAGCTGGCGGCGTCGCCCGCGGTGGATTCGACGCGGGCGCGGCGGGCGCTGGCGCGGCTGCTCAGTGAGTCGGTGGGGTTCCCCAAGGCGCTGTCGCGTCGGCTGCGTCAGTGTCACGACGGCGCGCGGTGGGTGGTGCCGCTGTCCATCGACGAGCTGGCGGAGGTGGAGGTGCGCGCCGCGGGGCCGGCCACGGTGGTGGTGAGCCGGCACTCGGGTGAGGTGCTGTTGTCGGAGGGCGAGGTGCGGCGCGCGCTGCCGTATGGCTCGGTGCTCAAGCCCTTCGTGTACGCGGCGGGCGTGGGGCACCCGGTGCTGGCGCCGCGCGTGGACGTGCAGGAGTGGAGCTGCGGGCCCGGGCTGCCGGCGAAGGTGGACGCGCGCACGGCGCTCCTGCGCTCGTGCAACGGGTACTTCCTGGACTGGGAGGCGGCGGGCTCGGCGCCCAGGGCCTTGGGTGCGTGGGGCCCGGTGCTGTCGGCGCTGGGGATGACGGGGACACCCGCGGACATGGCGGACATGGTGGGGCTGCGCTCGACGCTGTCGCTGTCGCCGTGGGGACTGGCGCAGGCGTATCGGCTGCTGGCGGAGGCGCGGCCGGACGTGCTGGCGCTGCTCGCGGACAACGCGGACCGGGGGACACTGGCGGAGCTGCCCGCGTCGAAGGCGTTGTCAGGCGTGGCGACGAAGACGGGGACGGTGCGGGACGCGGCGAGCCGTCCGCAGTACGGCTGGATTGCCGCGGTGGACGGGGACCTGGTGGTGGTGGCGGTGCGGCCGGGGAAGATGCCCAGGCAGTTCGCGGAGGAGATTCCGGCGGCGCTGGCGCGCGCGCGCAAGCAGGCGGGCGTGGAGGCGGCGCGGGTGCAGGTGTTGGGGCTGGTGCCCGCGCGCGAGGTGGAGGCGCGGTGTCCGGGCGTGGGGTTCTCGGTGGACGGTGGGATGCCGAAGCCCTCTCTGATGGAGTGGACGCGGCTGGAGACGTTGACGACGAAGGGCGCGGCGGTGTGCCTGGGCGCGCCGTGGCGCGTGCGCTTCCCGAAGGGGCCGGAGGATGGGCGCGACTACGCGGGCGTGTTCACCTGGTCGCCCCCGCTAGCGTATCGGCCGCCCGAGGGGGTGCCCACGTCACCGAGCGCGATGAAGGCGCGGCGGGGCTCGGACTTCGTGTTCCGCACCACGCGGTTGCAGTACACGGCGGGCGTGGTGGCGGCGGAGGACGTGACGCTGAAGGGCGAGCCGCGCGTGGCGCTGGCGCGCGTGGTGGCGCACAACGAGCGGCACAGCCGACACCCGGGTCGCGCGGTCTGCGACACGACACACTGTCAGGCCTTCCGGGGCACGGTGCGCGTGCAGCGCGATGACGCGAAGGCGCTGGGGATGCCCGCGCTGAAGTGGAGGGAGTGGCTGCTCTTCTCGCAGGGCGGCGAGGAGCCGTGGAGACAGGAGCGTCCGCGCGGAGAGGTGGAGCGCCTGCTCGGGCGAGGGCTGGTGTCGCTGCGCTTCGAGGCGGGCCGGGTGAACTACCTGCTCACCGAGCGCGATGGGACGGCGACGTACGAGGACGGGCGCTCGCTGCCGTGTGAGCTGCTGCGCTCGGGGTTGAAGCTGCCGTCGTGTCCGCGCACGGCCTCGTTCAACGGGAGCGTGCTGGTGTTCGAGGGACGCGGACGTGGACACGGCGAGGGGCTGGACGTGGAGGCGGCGAAGGCGAGCGGCCTGCGCAGCGATGCGATTCTCGAGGCCGCGTACGGGAAGAAACGCCCGGAGCCTCGCGACGTGGATGGGGAGTAGGGAGCCCGACGGATGGCCGAGGTGAAGCGACTGGACGCGATGGGGCGTGAGGTGTCCTTCGAAGAGCTCGCGGAGCGCTTCAAGGGTCATGAGCTGTTGCCCTGGTTGATGGACAACCGCACGCTGGTGAGCAAGGAGCCCCAGCCCCGGCTCATCTGGTGACGGGCGGCTCCGGGCTCGAAACATCCGCTACATGAGCAGCGCGCGCGTGGCGGTGGACGGAGACCTGGTGGCGTCGGGAGTCATCGTCGGCACCGGAGGGGACTCCGAGGCGAACCTGGGCACCCGCGGGACGCTGACCGCGCTGGCGGTGCTGTTGAATGCGCACACGTCCATCTGGGCGAACGGGGGAGGACCGGACTCCATCCAGGAGGCCTTCCGCACGCTCATCGTGGGCGGCAGGGCCTGGCAGGAGTTCAAGCAGGACGTGGATGTGGACGACCTGGACATCCACGAGGCGACCTTCGTCCCCGAGGTCCTCGACGACGGCATCCTGGACGTCGACAAGGCGATGGAGCGTGCCCGCGCGGGCCTCGGTCCGTTCCTCCCCGAGGTCGAGCGCGCGCTGAAGGCGAAGCGCGGCCTCTGACGAGGATGCGGAGTGGGTCTCCCTGTGGGAGGCTCCACGCATGGCGGATGCGGAGACGTTGGACAGGCTGGGGCGCGAGGTCTCGTTCGAGGAGCTCGCGGAGCGCTTCAAGGGCCACGACATGCGGGACTGGCTGCTGGAGAATCGCACGCTGGTGAGCGAGGAGCCCAAGCCTCGGCTCATCGAGGGAAGCCTTCAGGTGGACCACGACCTGGAGACGGGAGATGGGCCCTGGGTGCTGGTCATCGACGGTGACCTGGTGACGACGGGCGACCTCGTCTGCACGACGGACGACTACGCGGTCAGCACGCTGTTCATCACGGGCCAGCTCCGCGCCCGCAACATCCGCTTCCAGAGCAGCGCGCGCGTGTCGGTGGACGGTGACGTCGTGGTGTCCGGAGTCATCGTCGGCACGGGCGGTGACTCGGAGGCGAGCCTGGGCACGAGCAGCACGCTCACCGCGAGGGCCGTGGTGCTCGATTCGAACACGGCCATCTGGGCCAAGGCCGGCCAGCCCCGCTCGGTGCCCGAGGCCTACCGCACGCTCATCGTGGGCGGCAAAGGCTGGCAGTCATTCATCCCGGACGTCGACGTCGGCGACCCGTCGCATCACCAGCAGACCTTCGTCCCCGAGGTCATCCGGGGCGGGGTCCTGGATGCGTACAAGACCTGGTCTCACGTGCGGACGGGCGGAGGTCCGCTCCTCCCCGAGGTCGAACAGGCGCTGAGGCAGAAGAAGGGCCTCTGACCTCAGGCGGCGGACTGGAGGTCCCGCGTCTTCGGGAACACGAGCGTCGCGCGGGTGCCCTTCTCGGCGGCGTGCTGGAACGACAGCGTGCCGCCGTGCGCCTCGACGATGCGGCGCACCAGCGTGAGCCCCAATCCGACGCCTCCCGTCTCCCTCGCGCGGCTGCGGTCCGTGCGGAAGAAGGGCGTGGTGAGCTGCGGCAGGTCCGTGGTGCTCACGCCGATGCCCCGGTCCTCGACCTCTACTCGCACCGAGTCTCCATCAACGGAGGCCCGCAGCGTCACGGCGCTCCCCGGCTCCGAGTACTTGCGCGCGTTGTCGAGCAGGTTGTGGATGGCGCGTCGCACCAGCACTGGGTCCACCTCCAGCGAGGGCAACGTCTCGGGCAGCTCCAGTGAGAGCGGGCACTCGGGCGCGGTGCGCTGGAAGCGCTCGGCGGTGTCCCGCAGGAAGTCCGGCAGGGACACGCTCACCCGCTGGATGCGCGGCCCGGGTTGTCCCGCCTGGTTCGTCTCCAAATCCAGCCGCGCCATCTGCATCACCCCGTCGACCAGTTGCTGGAGCTCACCGATGTCCCGACGCAGCTCCGGCAGTCGGGTCGCCAGCTCCTCGGGCTGACCGTCCTCGACCAGGTCCAGCGTCACGCCCAGGCGCGCCAGCGGCGTGCGCAGCTCGTGTGACACGTTGGCCATCAGCTCCTTCTGCCCTCGGATGAGCGCCTCCATCCGCGCGGCCATCTCGTCGAAGGCGCGGCCCAGCATCGCCACCTCGTTGCGCCCCTTCAGGTTCGCGCGCGCGGACAGTCGCCCCTGGCCGAACTCGTCCACCACCTTCGTCAGCCGCTCCAGCGGAGAGGCGATGGCGCGCGCGAGCGGGATGGACAAGAGCGCGAGCACCAGCAGGACGATGGTGATGACGAGCCCCAGGAACATGTAGCTGCGGTTGGTCCGGGAGGCCTCGCGGAGCATGTAGCCATCCATCGTCGAGCCGCGCCACGTGAACGTCACCCAGAAGTGGGTCCCCTCGCGATTGACCCAGCTGTATCCCAGCCGGATGCCCTGCCACTCGGTCTCATCGAGCATTCGCGGAGGAGGATTCGCCGTGCTCCGCCGCAGTCGCCCCTGGGCGTCGAACAGGGTGACGTGGTGTCCGTGCTCCGCGACGATGGACTGCATCAGCGGCTGGAGCTCGGGAGGGTCCGTCGGCGCGAGCTTCACCACCTGCTCGAGCTTGCGGTCCAGGTCCGGGATGCGTCCTCCGCCCTGGGCCTCGATGGCTTCGGCGACGATGCCCAGGGCGACGACGGAGCTGCCCAGCATCAGCAGGCCGTACAGGTAGATGCGCCAGAACATCCGGCGCGGGCGCAGGTGCTCGGAGAGCTTCATGGCTCCTCACCCTGTTCCAGCACGTACCCCACGCCGCGCACCGTCTTGAGCATGCGCGGGTTGCGCGCGTCGTCCCCCAGCTTCTGGCGCAGCCTGGACACGTGCACGTCGATGGCCCGGTCCACGGGGCCGTCCGGGTCGCCGCCCTTCGCCAGCTCCAGCAGCTGCTCCCGGGACAGCACGCGTCCCGCCCGCTCGGCGAGCCCCAAGAGCAGCGTGAACTCGTGCCGCGTGAGCGACAGTGGCTGTCCGTTCAGCGAGGCCCGCATGGCGCTCCGGCTCAGCGAGAGGCCGCCCACGCGGACCACGTCGCGCGTGGGGCCCAGGTGTCCCCGGCTGCGGCGCACCAGGGCCTGGATGCGCGCGAGCAGCTCCCGCGAGGAGAAGGGCTTGGGCAGGTAGTCATCCGCGCCAAGCTCCAGCCCCATCACCCGGTCCGCCTCTTCCCCGCGCGCGGTGAGCATCAGGATGGGCACCGCCGAGCGCTCGCGCAGCTCCCGGCACACGGTGAGCCCGTCCTTCCGGGGCAGCATGATGTCGATGAGGATGGCGTCGAACGCGCGGCGCGAGGCCTCCACCAGCCCCTGCTCCCCGTCCCGGGCGAGGCAGGTCTTCACGCCCTGGCGCTCCAGGTACTCGGCGGTGAGCCGCGCCAGGTGCGCGTCGTCCTCGATGAGGAGCACTTCGATGGCGGAGGCGGGTGACGAGGCCATGGGTCGAAGTCTAGTCCCGCTCGGCGCCCGAGCCCGAGGTCAGCAGCTGCTCCACCCACGCCCGGGGATGCAGCCGGCGCAGCTGCCACACGCTCCCATCCATCAGCCACCGTCCCCACTGCGCCGGGCCCGAGGGCCGTCGCCACAGGTCGACCAGCGATTGACGATGCACGGACAGGTCCGTCATCGGGGTGAAGGACAGCGCTTCGTTCCGGGCCGGGGCGAGAGGGCGCTCCCATAGCGCGGCATAGGTCGATGTCGCCACCAGCAGGCAGGCGGCGAGGACCTGGAACACGGCGCGGGACACATCGGTACGGCAGGTCTGACACAGGGACATCGGGCACCCCCCAGGAACCTCGGGATGGTGGGTACTCAAGACGCCCGATGTCGCGTGGGTATGTGGCGAATGTAAACGATTGTAACGATGGGATTGGCACGTCGGAGCGAAGTGCACGCGGACGGCGCCGAAGGACGCGAGCGGCCACTGCCCCTCGGAGCCGCCGACCTGCCCACGCAGTCCGAGAGGTAGGGCTGGGTTCGGGGACAGAGTATGCCGGGGTTGGCGTACTGGCTGCGGTCCGCGTACAGGGACGTGTCGTCGCGGCCCCACGGCAGGTGCACGGCGGTCAGGCTCGACACCTCAGTGTGTACGTCATGTACTCGCTGTACCACCCATCGGGCGAGGACCATCGCGGAGGCCAGGCCTCTTCCGTTGCGCCCTCCTGGCGTGCCAGGTGGAACCTCAAATGCGCGTCGATGGTGGACGCGAAGCAACCCTTCAAGCGCACTTCCAGCAGGAGCGAGAGGTCTTCTTCCTGACCTCGACGGGAGAGCGCGACGAGGGCCCAATTGGCCTCCCGATGCCTGCGCGAACTGGCCTTGCGCGCGGCGTCCGGTTGGCACTCGTCAGCGATGAGCTCCAGGAACAGGGGGCGGCTGTCCTCGATATCCAACTGCCCGAGCCACTGGACGGCTTCAATCCGAACCGATGAATCCCGTTCCTCGACAGCGAGTCGTCGAAGCGGTTCCAACCATTCCCGATGGCCGTGCTGAACCAGTCCGGCGAGTGCTTGGACACGGACCTTGGGGCTCTCCGCATGCGCCAGGGAGTGGAGTCGATCGACCCACCCCGCTCCCGCCTCCCCCAAGGTGAGCAACGCGGAGAGCGCCGGAACCTGGACGCCCGCATCCGTATCCTTGAGCGCCGCGAGGAGCAGGGGGCGGTCCTCGGGCATGGGCGCTTGGGACACGACTTGTTCGAGCACATCCCGGATGAGCTCTTCATTGCCCGGGTAGCGTCTGGCGACGAGTGCCCACCGCGTGGCCACGTCCGGGGCGTGCTCCCGAAGTTGGCGGTACAAGTCGCAGCGCACCGTCGACGCAGTCCCGACATCGCACAGACGTCGATACAGTACGCGCCGCCGCGCGACGTCCCAGCTCCCCATCAGCTCCAGGTCGCGCGGGAAGAAGGGGGCACCTTTCACGAGCCATTGCGGCACGGTGTCCGCGACATGTTCCTCCTGGATTCTCCGGTCCAGCCGACGCAGCAGCTCCTCCTCGCCCCAATACGCCAGGAGCGCATCGAGTGGGAGCATGAGCTTCCTCGCGGCATACGCACGGAA
It encodes:
- a CDS encoding MG2 domain-containing protein, which produces MRMVARLAVLAAVALSGVAMAKPLYITVPRAYGSGEPVAVDVAFEDKGPVELRVLKPDNLDAFIRAQGDLRRAYQTPPTMNNPGRALSRGVNAVTLPGHWLLNALNVGFRDTVNDALPEAADVPGSSEPLAKVSEGPKKLVGVPPGFTVTRSQWLNLDLGGAERDFNVPGFSSGGGYGFQERRVLLAPLPAGTYVLQLVQGLIEGQVVLVVTDLTVQLKQTDNEVLVRVAGKDQKPAVGAQVQVFLSKGKGPTGKTDAKGEVRLEVTEPRIIATASAGGDTAIVDTDFYSTLAVTPDVFIYSDRPIYKPGHEVKFRGVVRQPDTFLARLFTPKKREVTVKLISQEGRALTTRASVDEFGAFNGTLKVPDDLGTGVLRVSAELDGQPHQGEARVQDYVKPTFYLEAEPESETVVPGQALRVKVRARRYAGGVPEGAKYEVFLYRSLLDAPAWVDDAGKGGQGSDVTYGSASSTEGKLSVPERLYSSVAERGASEDPWASATTFSAEGEAQIEVAVPELKPGEDRLPYRYSLTVRARDDQETFANSTTSFFLSKVEVLGTARYSDAVVSKGGEATLSVRATTLSGKAYGVTQGEVEFVLRRADGAEKSLGKRSFTTAADGTHREKVPTSDVGAVLSRVTVKDKRGETWQGEESLLVIGSADEAVAQVPNLTLASLSGTLEPGDTARLVALMPDGWGAGGRDEGPVWVTLAGATLFDTQVVALKGRTLVHSFNVEKRFGGAVYASVAYPTSTGRWEERTVAFRVIPRERTLTVELQPRRAEATPLTEQTIDLRVTDYEGKGVVAQLSVGVVDKAVYAIQSEFRPRVLDFFYPPARNNVSNFYSAEFQGYGYGEALARKMAGLPDHAFASIKPPNRQAKDLEKDTAHWDPTVVTDRDGRATVRFTLPSNQTLWVVTAVAADTSGRFGESTSEFATRGGLNLYAALPQFLREGDEALASIRLSAGEKSPASQLLDVKLASAGALKADQSQHKVELAKGGEKVVPLTLRASATGDAQLLVDVSGAKDPLKDRKLFQVEPAAVQDVVKVSAWGGGALEVPAAKEATLASVELVLQPSIVDAALSNVRELLTYPYGCLEQLVSTTVPNVAVYQVLQQAGAVAKLDTDTQALLAEARSRSVQGTARILNLSVKGGGFTWFGGYETPSLPLTLIALDGLAYAAEAGLVERTDPRLVESARWLEAQQGLSPEYDATRAYVLARLDGPKQAARVRALVESSESGELYPLALAVLAAEKAGIIKEPALQARINALVKRSSEGFTTLAAYKPGQQLEQSEAFFRFPLRRVGLTAIAAHAASFGTLDVTRARRRILEMLSEPDLSTFDRSTALLHSLWLLERDAKAFKGMTPPEVKGLKGAVKFSPRGMGLVATLPAGTRTVDVGGFDGVATLQATTLTPLSAVREQSEGMSLQRAYYVLREGGKVKLGAGDTVAQGEEVYVELTMDARGGNKVRSAYYVVEDAVPAGFVALQEDKAFRGPPHSLPLVPEALKRRVLSPERATFFFEEPAWWSDSPRTVGYVLRAQFPGTFSAPPARIEDMYAASIRGRTAADSLKVVPSKKGTGDL
- a CDS encoding sensor histidine kinase; the protein is MKLSEHLRPRRMFWRIYLYGLLMLGSSVVALGIVAEAIEAQGGGRIPDLDRKLEQVVKLAPTDPPELQPLMQSIVAEHGHHVTLFDAQGRLRRSTANPPPRMLDETEWQGIRLGYSWVNREGTHFWVTFTWRGSTMDGYMLREASRTNRSYMFLGLVITIVLLVLALLSIPLARAIASPLERLTKVVDEFGQGRLSARANLKGRNEVAMLGRAFDEMAARMEALIRGQKELMANVSHELRTPLARLGVTLDLVEDGQPEELATRLPELRRDIGELQQLVDGVMQMARLDLETNQAGQPGPRIQRVSVSLPDFLRDTAERFQRTAPECPLSLELPETLPSLEVDPVLVRRAIHNLLDNARKYSEPGSAVTLRASVDGDSVRVEVEDRGIGVSTTDLPQLTTPFFRTDRSRARETGGVGLGLTLVRRIVEAHGGTLSFQHAAEKGTRATLVFPKTRDLQSAA
- a CDS encoding response regulator transcription factor; the protein is MASSPASAIEVLLIEDDAHLARLTAEYLERQGVKTCLARDGEQGLVEASRRAFDAILIDIMLPRKDGLTVCRELRERSAVPILMLTARGEEADRVMGLELGADDYLPKPFSSRELLARIQALVRRSRGHLGPTRDVVRVGGLSLSRSAMRASLNGQPLSLTRHEFTLLLGLAERAGRVLSREQLLELAKGGDPDGPVDRAIDVHVSRLRQKLGDDARNPRMLKTVRGVGYVLEQGEEP